A single genomic interval of Nitrospirota bacterium harbors:
- the mfd gene encoding transcription-repair coupling factor, whose translation MSETISSTSASQWFVPVAAALGDGTGRPSVAGLYGSTAGLALTMLLHPQMGKLGSRSWLIVTGSDEAAERLFDDLRFFHDLIGLPTAPLALFPKWEILPYENNAPLVNLVARRMNALHHIRTTPQTCLVTSIAALMQRLLPVETFSHTTLQLKLGGTIERETLTGGLLRLGYRQVSVVEIPGEFSIRGGIVDIFSTAYADPLRAEFLGETIDSLRLFDSATQKSIKKLDRAIVLPAREYLRAETSPDALAPIPADAEWHAPDLYPRMDTLFDYFTEQPILVMDQPAGLKGSCEDLWGKIDDGYLRHTDRESLAPYPSPERLFLSWAALLDYTKRLPALALEPLTPSDASWSPVLTFPAQSPASAGLGARGMPFSQTLAIMDRLRDECRVVLVARSRGQVDRLLALLREHDVPATEWTAGTWTATGKTKAPFYVLHGDLSAGFLAPDLRLAVLTEEELFAKGARHKPQAKSKAATFLSSLEDLNVGDYVVHVQHGIARYQGLKRLSVQDFDSDYLILEFAGGDKLYVPLEKLSHVQRYSGADGHGPRLERLGGTNWAKTTARVKKDIEEMAHELVDLYANRELVTRHAYGFDSTMYHEFEAAFEYEETADQLKAVEDITRDMESSKPMDRLVCGDVGYGKTEVAMRAAFKAVEANRQVAVLVPTTLLAHQHYDNFSERFAPFPARVALLSRFQSPKEAKAILKDVAAGDVDVIIGTHRLVQKDVLFRDLGLVIIDEEQWFGVKHKERLKQLRTQVDVLTLTATPIPRTLQMAMASVRDLSIIETPPAGRLAIRTQVVRFSDTLVREAILRELGRGGQVYFVHNRVETMEKTGAWLHQLVPDARIVMAHGQMNAKPLEAVMLKFFRREADVLIASAIIQSGIDVPHANTIIINRADMFGLAQLYQLRGRVGRSGDQAYAYFLVPDEGQLSEDAQKRLTAIQQFTELGAGFRIAAADMEIRGAGNLLGKQQSGHIAAIGLDLYMQMVEQAVQRLRGQVVEEEPDPVLRLNVSAFIPDAYVADPHQRLSCYKRLSSCTQVGDLALLHGEIQDRYGLAPDSVERLFEVMQVRLQAKALRLAAIELKSHSVVVTLDAKSKVSSQAIHRMMDRYKKRVCFLSPLSFELQMPHQDWPSIFRELTATLQSLGVCDTNTTVPPRPSR comes from the coding sequence ATGTCCGAAACGATCTCTTCAACATCAGCATCCCAGTGGTTCGTTCCTGTCGCTGCGGCGCTAGGAGACGGAACAGGCCGCCCCTCGGTCGCAGGCTTATACGGCTCCACCGCCGGGCTTGCCCTCACCATGCTCCTGCATCCCCAGATGGGCAAATTGGGGAGTCGGTCCTGGCTGATCGTCACCGGGTCGGACGAGGCGGCTGAACGCCTCTTTGATGACCTGCGATTTTTCCATGACCTCATCGGCCTTCCCACGGCTCCCCTCGCGCTGTTCCCGAAATGGGAAATCTTGCCCTACGAGAACAACGCGCCTCTGGTCAATCTGGTTGCGCGCCGGATGAATGCCCTGCATCACATCCGGACCACCCCACAGACCTGCCTGGTCACCTCGATCGCGGCGCTCATGCAACGGCTATTGCCCGTCGAGACGTTTAGCCACACCACCCTGCAACTCAAGCTGGGCGGCACGATCGAACGAGAAACCCTCACCGGAGGATTGTTACGGCTCGGCTATCGGCAGGTCTCGGTGGTGGAAATTCCCGGAGAGTTCAGTATTCGAGGCGGCATTGTCGATATTTTTTCGACGGCCTATGCCGACCCGCTACGAGCAGAGTTTCTTGGCGAAACCATCGACTCGCTCCGCCTCTTCGATTCGGCCACGCAAAAGTCCATCAAGAAGCTGGATCGAGCGATCGTCCTGCCCGCACGGGAATACTTGCGTGCCGAGACGTCGCCGGACGCCCTTGCCCCCATCCCTGCGGATGCAGAATGGCACGCACCGGATCTGTATCCCCGTATGGACACCCTCTTCGACTATTTTACCGAACAGCCTATCTTGGTCATGGATCAGCCTGCCGGATTGAAAGGGAGCTGCGAGGACCTCTGGGGTAAAATCGACGACGGTTATCTCCGCCATACCGACCGGGAGTCCCTCGCACCTTATCCATCACCGGAACGATTGTTTCTCTCCTGGGCTGCGCTCTTGGATTACACGAAGCGGTTGCCCGCCCTCGCACTCGAGCCGCTCACACCAAGCGATGCATCCTGGAGTCCGGTCCTGACTTTTCCCGCTCAGAGCCCGGCCAGCGCAGGCCTCGGGGCTCGCGGCATGCCCTTCAGCCAGACCCTGGCCATCATGGATCGCCTGCGGGATGAATGCCGCGTCGTGCTCGTCGCGAGAAGCCGCGGCCAGGTCGATCGCTTGCTGGCGCTCTTGCGCGAACACGATGTGCCGGCGACGGAATGGACTGCAGGAACCTGGACCGCGACCGGAAAAACCAAAGCGCCGTTCTACGTCTTGCACGGCGATCTGTCCGCGGGGTTTCTCGCTCCTGACTTGCGCCTGGCGGTACTCACGGAAGAAGAACTGTTTGCCAAGGGCGCACGCCACAAACCCCAGGCCAAGAGTAAAGCCGCGACGTTCCTTTCGTCGTTGGAAGATCTCAACGTGGGCGACTATGTCGTCCATGTCCAACATGGCATCGCCCGGTATCAAGGTCTCAAGCGCCTCTCGGTACAGGACTTCGACAGCGATTACTTGATCCTGGAATTCGCCGGCGGGGACAAGCTGTATGTCCCCCTGGAGAAACTCAGCCATGTGCAGCGGTATAGCGGGGCAGACGGCCATGGCCCACGTCTGGAACGGCTCGGCGGAACCAATTGGGCCAAAACGACCGCGCGCGTCAAAAAGGACATCGAGGAGATGGCCCATGAGTTGGTCGACCTCTATGCCAACCGCGAACTCGTCACGCGCCATGCCTATGGATTCGACAGCACCATGTACCACGAATTCGAAGCCGCGTTCGAATATGAAGAAACGGCGGATCAGCTCAAAGCGGTCGAGGACATTACCCGCGACATGGAGTCCAGCAAACCGATGGACCGATTGGTCTGCGGCGACGTGGGGTACGGAAAAACGGAAGTGGCCATGCGGGCGGCCTTCAAGGCCGTGGAGGCCAATCGCCAAGTCGCCGTGCTCGTGCCCACAACCCTCCTGGCCCACCAACATTACGACAACTTCTCGGAACGGTTCGCTCCGTTCCCCGCACGCGTGGCCCTGCTGTCCCGTTTCCAATCGCCGAAGGAGGCCAAGGCCATTCTCAAAGACGTGGCGGCCGGGGATGTCGACGTCATCATCGGAACCCACCGGCTCGTCCAGAAAGATGTGTTGTTCCGCGACCTGGGTCTCGTGATCATCGATGAAGAACAATGGTTCGGCGTCAAACACAAAGAGCGATTGAAACAACTCCGCACCCAGGTCGACGTCTTGACGCTTACGGCCACCCCGATTCCCCGCACCTTGCAAATGGCCATGGCAAGCGTACGCGATCTCTCCATCATCGAAACCCCGCCGGCAGGCCGCCTCGCCATTCGCACGCAGGTGGTCCGATTTAGCGACACACTCGTGCGAGAGGCGATCTTGCGGGAGCTGGGACGTGGCGGGCAGGTCTACTTCGTCCATAACCGGGTCGAGACGATGGAAAAGACGGGAGCCTGGCTCCACCAATTGGTGCCGGACGCGCGCATCGTGATGGCCCATGGGCAGATGAACGCGAAACCGCTTGAAGCCGTGATGTTGAAATTCTTCCGGCGGGAAGCCGACGTGTTGATCGCCTCGGCCATTATCCAATCGGGCATCGATGTGCCCCATGCCAACACGATCATCATCAATCGTGCTGACATGTTCGGCCTTGCACAGTTGTACCAATTACGCGGACGGGTGGGCCGGAGCGGCGATCAAGCCTACGCCTACTTCCTGGTACCAGACGAAGGGCAACTGAGCGAGGACGCACAGAAACGCCTGACTGCGATTCAGCAATTTACCGAACTGGGAGCCGGCTTTCGGATCGCCGCAGCGGATATGGAAATTCGAGGCGCCGGCAATCTCCTTGGCAAGCAACAGTCAGGACATATCGCCGCCATCGGACTGGACCTCTACATGCAGATGGTGGAGCAGGCCGTCCAGCGCCTCAGAGGCCAGGTGGTGGAAGAAGAACCGGATCCCGTACTCCGGCTCAACGTTTCCGCCTTCATCCCGGATGCCTATGTCGCCGATCCTCATCAGCGCCTCTCTTGTTACAAACGGCTGTCGTCCTGCACCCAAGTCGGAGACCTCGCATTGCTGCATGGCGAAATCCAGGATCGGTACGGGCTGGCCCCGGACTCCGTCGAGCGGTTGTTCGAAGTCATGCAGGTGCGGCTCCAGGCCAAAGCATTGCGCCTAGCTGCCATTGAGCTCAAATCCCACTCCGTCGTTGTGACGCTCGACGCTAAGAGCAAGGTCTCGAGCCAGGCGATTCACCGGATGATGGACCGGTACAAGAAACGCGTCTGCTTCCTGTCTCCCCTCTCGTTCGAGCTCCAAATGCCGCACCAGGATTGGCCTTCCATCTTTCGAGAACTCACCGCAACCTTGCAAAGCCTGGGAGTCTGTGATACCAACACAACAGTGCCTCCGCGTCCATCTCGCTAA
- a CDS encoding SprT-like domain-containing protein gives MAPRQAPPVTSQQLTKMWVDLNTRYFTGLLPPIDLVWSRRLTSSVGMFVSRRGPKPRLDQDGLRPPVTREIRLSLPLLQQVVQTSEYGEQEIVNTLAHEMIHQWQFDILKRRPNHRQDFLRKMTEMNRDGTLAITIYHSLQKEVLALTRFAWRCRQCGRLYQRQRRTIQPRRHHCGICRGALQELRSVGQPQLAAPAPPPTPAPTLLQRIQLSFRF, from the coding sequence ATGGCTCCACGCCAAGCCCCTCCAGTCACCTCACAGCAGTTGACCAAGATGTGGGTCGATCTCAATACTCGCTACTTCACCGGCCTGCTGCCTCCGATCGATCTCGTATGGAGCCGTCGATTGACCTCGTCGGTCGGTATGTTCGTGAGTCGTCGAGGCCCGAAGCCACGGCTGGATCAAGACGGGCTTCGCCCTCCCGTCACGCGTGAAATTCGCCTCTCCCTTCCCCTGCTCCAACAGGTCGTCCAGACAAGCGAGTATGGGGAGCAGGAGATCGTGAATACGCTCGCGCACGAAATGATTCACCAATGGCAGTTCGACATCCTCAAGCGGCGGCCAAATCATCGCCAGGACTTTCTGCGCAAGATGACCGAGATGAATCGAGACGGGACCCTCGCGATCACTATCTACCATTCGTTGCAGAAGGAAGTCCTCGCACTGACACGATTCGCCTGGCGCTGCCGGCAATGCGGCAGACTGTACCAACGACAACGACGGACGATTCAACCGCGGCGGCACCATTGCGGCATCTGCCGCGGAGCGTTACAAGAATTGCGGTCGGTAGGTCAGCCCCAGCTCGCGGCACCGGCACCGCCGCCAACACCAGCCCCCACTCTGTTGCAGCGAATCCAATTATCGTTTAGGTTCTAA
- a CDS encoding DNA polymerase IV: MRWSRQILFGDVDAMFASAAVLANPSLAGKPVAVGGSSPRGIIAAASYAARVFGVRSAMPTGEARRLCPDLILVPPDRPLYHRLHEQMQAVINRLLPVTEWTSIDEFYAETTDMQSLYPDPSKLGQCVKDAIFDATGLRCTIALASGKTVAKVAADAHKPDGLAVIEPGTEAAFLAARPVRDLPGIGPKSAAMLNGLGIHCVGDLLDPRHEPFLRQQWGTRLLAWQEVAQGIDRDPVVVDRASKSLGHETTFEQDTSDLAFLEQTIKSFLGTLAHDLRVQGLAAGSFTVKLKDATFQITTRQQQFGHPLNYDPAMWPAVQSALQKLTKPHTRYRLVGLSLSGLVPATGSLFTQRQTQAIAALDGLIERYGSRMVRLGGIPEE; this comes from the coding sequence ATGCGCTGGTCTCGTCAGATTCTCTTCGGAGACGTGGATGCCATGTTCGCCTCAGCCGCCGTCCTGGCAAACCCCAGTCTTGCGGGCAAACCAGTCGCCGTCGGTGGTTCCTCTCCGCGAGGCATCATCGCAGCCGCCAGTTATGCCGCCCGTGTGTTCGGCGTCCGCTCGGCCATGCCGACCGGCGAAGCCCGGCGCCTCTGCCCCGACCTTATTCTTGTCCCCCCGGACAGGCCGCTCTATCATCGGCTGCATGAACAGATGCAGGCCGTCATCAACCGACTGCTCCCCGTCACCGAATGGACGAGCATCGATGAGTTTTACGCAGAAACGACGGACATGCAGTCGCTCTATCCCGATCCGTCCAAGCTGGGCCAATGCGTGAAGGACGCGATCTTCGACGCGACGGGACTTCGTTGTACGATTGCACTCGCCAGCGGCAAGACCGTGGCAAAGGTGGCCGCGGATGCGCATAAGCCTGATGGACTGGCGGTGATCGAGCCGGGGACGGAAGCGGCGTTTCTGGCGGCGCGTCCGGTGCGCGACCTGCCGGGCATCGGACCGAAGTCTGCGGCCATGCTGAACGGGCTCGGCATCCACTGCGTCGGCGACCTGCTCGATCCACGACATGAGCCGTTTCTTCGACAACAATGGGGCACCCGCCTTCTCGCATGGCAAGAGGTGGCGCAAGGAATCGATCGCGACCCAGTCGTGGTCGATCGAGCCTCCAAAAGTCTCGGGCATGAAACGACGTTCGAACAGGACACCAGCGATCTGGCCTTCCTGGAACAGACGATCAAAAGTTTTCTCGGGACCTTGGCGCACGACCTGCGCGTGCAAGGACTGGCGGCGGGATCGTTCACCGTCAAACTCAAAGATGCCACGTTCCAAATCACCACGCGACAGCAGCAGTTTGGACATCCGCTCAATTACGATCCTGCCATGTGGCCGGCCGTCCAGTCGGCGCTCCAGAAACTGACCAAGCCGCATACCCGCTATCGGTTGGTGGGCTTGTCGCTGTCCGGCCTCGTGCCCGCGACAGGCTCGCTCTTCACACAGCGCCAAACTCAGGCAATCGCAGCCCTGGATGGACTGATCGAACGATATGGCAGTCGTATGGTTCGACTGGGTGGGATTCCGGAAGAGTAA
- the rfaE2 gene encoding D-glycero-beta-D-manno-heptose 1-phosphate adenylyltransferase: protein MSVKVMTKDQLIPLLRAAQARSKRIVFTNGCFDLMHVGHTRYLQAARDLGDLLVVAVNSDDSVRSLNKAPDRPIVPETQRAEVVAALSSVDYVVLFNEPNPHSLIAALQPDVLVKGGDWAVERIVGREIVEARGGVVRTIPLVPGVSTTTLIQRIRST, encoded by the coding sequence ATGTCTGTGAAAGTCATGACGAAAGACCAGCTGATCCCGCTTCTGCGTGCGGCGCAGGCCCGGAGCAAACGTATCGTGTTCACGAACGGCTGTTTCGACCTCATGCATGTGGGCCATACCCGTTACCTCCAGGCGGCGAGAGATCTCGGAGACCTCCTGGTCGTCGCCGTCAACAGCGATGACTCGGTCAGGAGCTTGAACAAAGCACCGGATCGGCCGATCGTCCCGGAGACTCAGCGGGCGGAAGTGGTCGCCGCTCTCAGTTCGGTCGATTATGTGGTCCTCTTCAACGAACCGAACCCCCACAGTTTGATTGCCGCCTTGCAGCCGGATGTGCTCGTCAAAGGCGGAGATTGGGCGGTGGAACGGATCGTTGGCCGCGAAATCGTCGAAGCCCGCGGCGGGGTCGTCCGTACTATTCCCTTAGTCCCTGGCGTCTCCACCACGACGCTGATTCAACGTATTCGCTCAACCTAG